The region ACGGCGGTGGCAGGGGCAGCTGCCAAGCCCGGGTgcaacacagccctgccctgaggCAGGAGGATGGCCTAGATGGCCTCGCACACACTCCCCTGTGCAGGAAGCAGAAGCTTGGCGTGGACAGCACGGCCTGGAGGTCCTCCTTCTGAAATGGGGACCCTTCCAGCTCACTCCAGAAACAGCAAGGGCATCGGGCAAGGTCAGAGTGATAGGACCTGGGCAGTCAAACCACCTGgtcaccaggccagaataatcCCACCACACATAcagccacacatgcacacaacctCACAAAACCCTACCAGTCACCTCCACACAgtcacagccacacacacacaccccaaaccTACACAGCTGTACTCCAAGCTGCCCCCTTGACACACAGCTACCCTACCCCACCGAGTAACCGACAGTCCTCACACACAACCTTTTACTTCACAAATAGGAACCGACGTCGACAGCCAGGGAGCTCCCTGCTCTCCTGGAAATAATCCCAAGGGATGTTCTGAAGAGCGAGTGCTGAGGAAGTGGGTGAGGTCTCCTCAGACGGGCTGACCAGGGAAGACCCCTGTGAGAAGCTGAGACCTGAATAAGGAGGAGGAAGCTGCCCACTAACAGCAGtccaggcagaaggagcagcATCTAAAGGCCAGCAGGGTAGAATAACACGGCTGCTTGTAGAGGGAAAGTAGGCCAGTGTGCCTGGGCAGCGGCGACCCAGCAAACACGTGACGGCAGGTGAGGCGGGGCTAGGCCACCTGGGGTTTTGAGGGCAATGTCAGGAGAGTGGGTGTCAGAATAAAAGTAATGGTACGTCTCTCTAAGATTTTAATAGGGGAGTAATACGATCTGATATATAGCATTAAAACACTACTTTAGCTGGAAGAAACCATGGGAGAAGAACTTTTTCCAGTTCTCAGAAGGGGAAGCCATGTCTAATTATAACCaaatcccctggtggctcagacggaaagcgtctgtctacaatgtgggagacctgggtttgatccctgggtcgggaagttccctggagaaggcaatggcaacccactccagttctcttgcctagaaaatcccatggacggaggagcctggtgtccatggggtcacaaagagttggacacgactgagcaacttcactttccagaGGCCATAAAAGACAAGATTGACACGACTtgaccacatttaaaaaaaaagtttaattctgCATGGCAAAAACCccataaacaaagataaaatacaaGTATCACACTTAGAGGGGAGGGTGAAATCCTTGTTATTTGCATTATAGACACAAGGTATATTTCTTTAATATGTAAAGAGCAGTAGgaaatcaataattttaaaaacacaaccacccaacagaaaaatgggcaaaagcaAAAGACAGTTCACAGAAAAAGGAACACAAGTGGCCCTTAagtgtatgaaaagatgctcattctCACTCATAATAAGagacatgcaaaataaaaatataatgagatACTACTAGCAAAGATCATAAAGTCTGCTAATGCTCTATTTTGATAACACTATGGGGAAACAAGCATCTCTTACACCTGATGGTAGCGTAAACTGACACACCTATGAAGGAGATTTGGCAACAtctgtcaaaattttaaatgaggggctttcctgatggtccaggggttaagattctgCTTTCTAGCACGGGGGTTAcatgttcaacccctggtcagggagctatgatcccacatgccttgccagcagccaaaaacacaaaacataatacagaagcaatattgtaacaaattcaataaatgcttttaaaattttttaaatagcataCTTGAACTCCAAAATTCCACTTCTAAGAATATCCTAtagacacaatttttaaaatgtgttcagtGATGCTTGTCTAACTGTACTTATTGCAATGATGTTTACAACAGAAAGAAATACAAGACTGAAAACATCCTTAATTTTCATCAATACAGTAGTGATTAAATATAACACATATgctattcagtttttttttttaagaaatagcttTGCATACACTATAGGGggaaatgaaatactattcaaatattttttgatcTGATAGCTCTATACCTACTGACAGAGGAAATGTCCTATATTTTGTTACATGAAAATAGCCAAGTGCAAAACTATGTACCCAGCACACCTCCATagggtaaatgaaaaaaaaaaagaggaatatcTATCAAGTGGAATATGCAGTTAAtctcaggaaggaaaaaacaataaCTAGAACTGGTCAGGTGGGCAGCCCTGGTACATGGTCTGGGGTCCAGGGAGACGTCAAGACTGGCACTAGAAACGTGGAACTCAGCAGACAGCAGATAGTACTGCAAGCCTGGGACGGGATGAATTCTCCCAGGAGACGAGAGGCTGAAACCCGGATGAGAAGGTACAAGGAAACTAGGAGTCAAGGAAGCTAAGGGAAGAAAGTgttttgagaggaaaggagaggtcAGCTGTGTCAGGTACTTCTGAAGATACAGGAGGACAGAGACACTACTGCAGGATTTAGCACCTGGGAATCCATGTTGACCTTGACAGGACTGTCTTTAGTTACACAGTTGGGAGGGAACATTGTTCAAAAGGATTGAAGAGGGACTAGGAGGTGAGGAAGTGGAGAACGAGGCTTGCTCTGAAACGCAGCGCCAGAGGTGGCAGGGTGCTGTTCAGCCTCGGCAATAATTCTCAGAGTGGCCTCTGATGGCCTCAGCCCTGCGGTTTTGCCCAACCCAGAAACTCAACACGGCTGCAGCCTCCGGAGCTGGCTCTGCTCCTTCTTGTCTCTGTGACCCTGGACAAATCAcctagcctctctgtgcctcagttttctctttcataCCAGTGGGAAGGATTGTACCTTCATCCGGCAGCATGAGGATGAAGTAAAGCCTGCGCAATAGTGCTTGGACCAAAGATGTCTCTGAGCCCCAAGGCAGTGATCATTTTCTACAAGGAGTAGTAAGTAGGGTGATGGTGTAATGGATCTTCCCAAGTTTGGGGGTACTTTTGACAGTAAGAGGGGGTGCTGTTAATTACACCAGGGCCACAGGCCTAAGCCAGTACAGTCTTGGGGAGAAGCCATAGCCACCCTCCTGCTAGCAACATCATCTCAAACAGGGGGGTCCTTGGGCCCTTTGGTGACTGACTAAGCTCCAGACTCCTCAGGAGGCCGGAAACCCTGGAGGTTCCCCGACAAGGCTGAGGCCCAGGGACTCCCATAGGTTCCTAGTCATGACACATTAGTCAAGAAGACAAAGAGGCCTTGTCTTCAGAGCCCAGCCCATCTCAGCCCAGTCCAACCGGCAGGCCCCGCCCGCTCCTCAGGGGGTCTAAAGCACAGACGAGGCGCCCTCACCTCCGGCTTAACCATCCCCGCTCCCCCCATCCGCCTCCCCCCGCACACATAAACAGGATCTGCCCCTTGCAATAACTCCAGGTAACaacctccccccatccccacctcacccctggacagaggatccaCCCGGCTCCATCTCCTTTCCACAGCAGAGTGCCTGTTCCTGCTGCGGGCACAGGAGTCCTGCCCGCCCCCCTGGTTCTCCAgtgcccctgcccccactccagGACGCGGAGCCTGAGCCACGCACGTGTTCGGGGAGGGCAGCTGCCCACGCAGGGTCGAGGCCAAGGACCAGGCGGGGACAGTGACCCGCAGGGCGCGGACGCAGTCGCCGTGGTAACACACGTGGGCGAGTCCCGATTGCAGTCGGCCCGGGGACCACTTGGAGCCCTTCACGCCCCGAATCTCATTGGAGCCTTTGccacacagccctgcccagggCCACCGATGGCCCGGTTTCGCACACGAAgaagaaaccgaggctcagaagAGCGAGCGTCAAGCCCCGACGAAGGTCGCCGGAGGAGCCAGGCACCGCGTCGGGACGAGAACCCGACCCTCGCCGCGGGCGGCTAGCGAGCTCCTCCCCCGACTCGCCCTCCCCAAAGCCGCCCCCGGCTGTGCTTGCCGCCACGCGCCTCCCCGCGACTGCAGAGACGCGGCTCCCTCCGTGCCCGCCGGTGCTTCGGCTCTTGAGGACGCGGGGTCCTGGCTCCCCCGCTGGCCGCGCCGCTGCGGGTAAGCTTCGGGGTGCCTCCCCACCCTGCGACCGCGCGCGGAGCGCCCCGGGTGACCCTGGGCGGGGCTGGGGCTTGCTCCTGCCTTCCGGCCAGGCTGAGCCTGGGAGGTGAGAGCATGCGAAGAGATGAAgggacctccccccaccccactccccagctGCCTTCTCACCCCCTCCGttctgggcggggtgggggctccAGCTGCCGAAGGTTCCTGGACAATCCCCTCCCACGTCGCGCAAACTTAATGGAACGGACGGGAACTGGGGGTGgcgggtggggagagaggggttCGGCCCCGGGGAGTGGGGCCGACCGGTGGGCACTGTGGAGTGGGCAATGAAAGCTGGGTTCGGCTAGGTCCTGGGGCATGGGCAAAGCGGATCGCAGGGAGCTGCTGTTGGGGACGGCAGTGGGGACCGGAACCGGCTCCACCAGTCCCCAGCCTCGGCTTGGAGGGAAATTCTTTGCCGGTGAGTCGCGTTCCTAGGGCGTGTCAGGCAGGACTGGGCAGACGGGactggagggtgggaggaggccaAGGAGGTACAGCCCCCAGGTGGGCCGGTCTGGGATGGCTCAGGTGGAGACACCTGTCAGCGCCCCTCTCCTCCCGGGCTGGCAGACAGGGTTCCAACCTCCACCGCGGTCTTCTTGAACTCCCACCAGGTGAGTGGCAGGCTGCGGAGGGAACGGTCTTTTATGATCCTTATAACAGCTCAAGAAAATAggaattattttctccctttggaGATAAGGCAAGAAAGTCAAAGAGATTATCTGGGAAGTCACCCAAGGAGAAGGGGTAGAGCTGAGGCTTAAATCCAGATGTGGCTCCAGGTTCCATATACctcccactgcccctccccaAAGGTCTCGGAAGGAacggaggagggggtgggggggacggTGGTGCGGGGGAGAGTGACACTTTTATACGCTGTTTTATTGTATGGTACTGCCAGTGCATATACAATAATTGCCCTTGTGAAACAGAAATTCATGAAAATTCAGAGAGGTAGAGGATTAAACAAATACTTTAATTCCTaattccctgggtctggaagatcccctggagaaggaaatggcaccccactccagtattcttgcctggaaaatcccatggttggaggagcctgataggttacagtccatggggtcacaaagagtcagacacaacgaagcgacttcactttttcactttaattccTACTGGTAATTAAAttctaggaagaaaataaaggggACAGGAGAAGAATAACTGGGAGGGCAGGGCCTCCAGGTATCTAGGGAAGCCTCTAATTAGAAGATGTTTTAGCGGAGGCCTCAGTGATGACGAGGGTCCAGTCATGCAAGGTTCTGGAGGAAGAGCACTCCAGGCAACAGGAATAATTACAAAGCCCCAGAGGCACTCATTAGAGTGCAGGAGAGGAGGGTGAGGATGTAGACTCCGGAGTTTTACTCTAAGTGTAATAAGAAGCTAGTAGAAAGCTGtcgttgctgttgctgctgttgttgttgttgtttgctttgctgggtctttgtctcAGCCaggggctcctcttgttgcagtgcGCAGTCTCAtcgtggtagcttctcttgttgccgagcacaggctctaggacccTCAGGCTGCAATAGCTGTGGCTCTGGGGCTCGGTAGTTGCgtttcccaggctccagagcacaagctcaatagttgtggcacatgggcctagttgctctgcggcatgtgggatcttcccggaccagggatcacaaacccgtgtcccctgcattggcaggcggcttctttaccactgagccacccaggaagccgtAGCAGAAAGTTTTAAATGAGGGAGTGACATGATTCAACTTAATGAACTTGGGGGGCATAGGAGCAGACACTTAGGCCAGCCAAGTGAGTGAAAGTgcctcagttatgtccgactctttgcaaccctatggactatacagtccatggaattctctaggccacaacactggagtgggtagcctttcccttctccaggggatcttcccaacccaaggatcgaacccaggtctccctcagtgcaggcggattctttaccagttgagccacaagggaagcccaagaagcctTCTAGGCCAGCCAAGAGGCTGTGGCAATAATATCAGCAAGGGTGATGGTGGCTGGGAGCAGGGTGGTGGCAGTGGAGGGGTGAGAAGCAGCGATACAGGGATGGCCCTGAAGTCCTTGCGCACGCTCAGTCACACAGCAGCTCCAGGAGCTCACAGGCCCACACAGACACATGGAGAGGCTCCTACACCCTCTAGGCAGATACTAGGTGCACTCAGGCAGGCCCACCCATCCACACCCTCTGAGTCACGCCAGGACTGGGAGGAAAATGTGTGATCCAGGGACCTAAACAAAGCATGGCTCCCCACCACAAAACCCTGGCCTCCCGCATCGCTGGGGTGGCTAGGGCCCCCTCAGGCTCCAGCACAGCCTGCAGCGGATGTCCCTGGACTTTCCCTGGAACTGATGTCTCCAGGAACCAGACCATCACCCTCTCCATGCACCCCCTCAGCATGAATTGGTCTCCTAACTTCACAACCCACTGGCTGTGAGACCTTGGGGAAGTTGatttcccctctctgagccccagtatCCTCTCTGAAGAATGGGGTTCATGACCCCAGGTTCACAGGACGGTAGTGTGGCATCAACAAAGTCAGTTCTGAGAACCTGGTCTGGGGCAGACATCCATCGGAGAAGGGGAGAGACACCTTCTGGTAGACAGCCCAGCTCTGAATTCAGTTCTAGTTTTAAATGAGTGACTTGACCACTCTAGATATCATATCATAGTGAGTAgccagcatttactgagcacttactgtgtactGAGTGCTTTGCggtcattttctcatttgattatcagtttcttcatctgtcaatgaGAAGCATAATAGTGCCTCCCTCACAGGGtcgttataaggattaaatgagttccctggtggttcaggcagtaaagcgcctgcctgcagtgctggagacctgggttcaatccctggatcaggaagatcccctggagaaggatatggcaacccactccagtactcttgcctggaaaattccatggtctgaggagtctggtgggctacagtccatgaggctgccgatacaactgagcaacttcactttcactttcatacataaaGTGTGGCCTcatagtaaatgttcaataagtAATAATTATTGTTATCAGCAAGTGTGCGTTCCCTTCCTGCCAGCACACTGGCTCTGTTACTTTGGGCAGGTTACTTTACCTGTCTGTGCCTGTTTCCTCCCTGTAGCTCAGTAGGAATAGTCCTGATGTCTCAGAGTCGTTGGGATGAGCAAACGAATCCATCCACATAAAGAACTTAGAACGGCATCTGGCACTCAGTAACagctctatgtgtgtgtgctaagtcgcttcagccgtgtccaactctgcggcccTTTAGACtgcgtagcctgccaggctcttctgtccatggggattctccaggcaagaacactggagtggcttgccatgccctcctccagggagaagTTCTCTGGGGCCTCTTGGTTCACATCGGGGTTTTCCTATTCTGTCAGGTGGGCACGGCCCCGGCGCCCCGCCCCAGGCACCATGGACTGGAAGACGCTCCAGGCCCTGCTGAGCGGAGTCAACAAGTACTCCACAGCCTTCGGGCGCATCTGGCTGTCGGTGGTGTTCGTCTTCCGCGTGCTGGTCTACGTGGTGGCCGCGGAGCGCGTGTGGGGGGACGAGCAGAAAGACTTTGACTGCAACACCAAGCAGCCGGGCTGCACCAACGTCTGCTACGACGAGTTCTTCCCCATCTCCAACATCCGCCTCTGGGCCCTGCAGCTCATCTTTGTCACGTGCCCGTCGCTGCTGGTCATCCTGCACGTGGCCTACCGCGAGGAGCGCGAGCGGCGGCACCGCCAGAAGCACGGCGACCAGTGCACCAAGCTCTACGACGACACGGGCAAGAAGCACGGCGGCCTCTGGTGGACCTACCTGCTGAGCCTCGTCTTCAAGCTCCTCATCGAGTTCCTCTTCCTCTACGTGCTGCACACGCTCTGGTACGGCTTCGGCATGCCCCGCCTGGTGCAGTGCGCCAACGTGGCGCCCTGCCCCAACACCGTGGACTGCTACATCGCCCGGCCCACCGAGAAGAAGCTCTTCACCTACTTCATGGTGGGCGCCTCTGCCGTCTGCATCGTGCTCACCTTCTGTGAGATCTGCTACCTCATCTTCCACAGGATCGTGCGAAGCCTTCACAGGAAGAGCCCGCGCGGGGGCCGCGGCCACGCGCCCTCCGCCAGCCGGGCCTCCACCTGCCTCTGCCACCACAAGCTGCTGGAGGCCGGAGACCCGAGCCCGGACTCCCGCGACGACAAGCTCTGTGCTTCCGCGCCCACCATGACCCCCATCTGACCGCGGGGCTGGGGGCCGTCCTGGGGCTGCCCGTGGGGACAGAAGCAGGGGCGTATGGTGCCGGTGGAGGGGTCCTACGGGTGCTGCATGCCCCCACTCTGAATTCACTACACTATGCAATTTCATtagcagatttttttccttttgaacgcTGGGCACTGTGCTGTCTATCTGGTATAGGTAACACCACAGGCCCAGTGGCAGCCCTCCTGGGAGACAGATGTTGAAACAAGCCAGTTAACTGCTGCCTACCAGGTGACACTTGGCAGGACTTCCCCTAACCCAGGAAGGAGTGATCACGAGAGGCTTCCCCGAGGGAGGAATGTTTAAGGGAGGTAAGATGAGCTTCTTAGCAGGGGAAACAAGAGCAGATGCCCAGAGGCCATAAGACAAAATGCTTGCCTTGGGTTGGATGCACCCGGCCAAAGGGCATCTTCCTTCTGGTGCGGCACCCAGATTCCTGGGGTGGAAAGGAAGTGTCCGCCCAGCGGTGGAGGCCTGGAGAGcctgggaagagaaggaggctCTGTGTCACCACTGCCCTCCAGGAAGTCCCCGCAGCCCCAGTCATTCCTCCAGCCTCAGGCAGCTTTGCTCCCATCTTCCTTCCACACTGTGCTCAGTCTGGTGCCAGCCTTTCAGGGACTTGAGATGGATGTACTGATAGGAACATCCCCAAGGCATTTTCATTGAAATCAATAAAGGCTGTGTTTTATACAGGTCGGCTCTCCTCTTTTCTCCCATGCTCCcacccacttccctggtggctcagacagtaaagaacctgcctgcaatgcaggagaccagggtttggtcgggaagatactctggagaaggaaatggcaacccactccagtattcttgcctggaaaattccatggacggaggagcctagcaggctacagtccatgggtggcaaagagtcggacatgactgagcaactaacacttccccAGATCATATCGCCAGCCCAAATCTTCCACCAAATGCCACCAAGCAGCTCTATTTGCATGACCCCAGGCACAGCAAGCTCAAAACACcctgaatgaaagtgaagtcgctcagttgtgactctgcgtgtccgactctttgcgaccccatggactgtagcctaccaggctcctccctccatgggattctccaggcaagagtatactggagtgggttgccatttccttctccagggaatcttcccgacccagggatcaaacccaggtctcccgcattccaggcagacactttaccctctgagccaccagggaagtccaactaaACCCAACCCACCCACAAGACCCTGAGGGCAGAGAAGGTAGCACTCTGAAGAGGACAGAGCTCCAGGCTTGGGCTGGGTTGACCCAGGTGCTACAGATATATATGCTGTGATTGCCTATGTGGTCACAAGAGGGCGCTGTGCTCCTTCTACAACAGGACCGCTACTTTACAACCAGACTCTGCCCTGAGCACACACAATCACAGCCCTCTGGTTGTAAAGACAAACCACACCGCCCTCTTCCTTTGTAACCTGATCACTGCCATCCACAACCGGTGCCCCACCCTATGTACACAAAATCCCTGTTACTCATACTTTTCACTCCTGTGTGTGCTCACCACAGGCTTCTCCAACAGCATGCAGCCCAGCCTCACCCAAGTACCATCCAGCTCCTTCCGTTGCCCTGAGCATTTTCTCCATCCCAGGCTCCCCGGCAGACACAAGGACTGTGCCGGGGAGTAGGATctgagcccagggagctcagagtctcGGGGAGACAGAGAATTTCTCATGCCCTGCATTAACCAAGCCCAGGTGGTTCCCAGCCCCGCTCCCAACACCATGTGCTGACCTGAAATTTAAGGAACACCCAACACCCAAGCCAGGTCAGGATGGAAAGCAAAAGGGGGTGCAAGGTTATACTAACCAGAGGAACATTTAGTAACTATCAAAGCCAAGGCCAGGAGCCAGAAATCCAGGAGGCAGGGAGCCAAGAGCTAATGCAGGCAAGGAAAGGGACCGGTCATTGTGTCGACAGAACAGGCTGGGGTTCACCTTTGCTCTCCTGTGTGGCCATGACCCGGGTGGATAAGCCAGCCAAGTTTAAagggcccagggctgggctgaCACCCACCTCCCAGATTGAATCACAGCTTAACCACTTCAGGACCACAGCTTCACCACACTGCACCTTGAGCAGGCTTTCAGAACCTCAGTATGGtcatcaataaaatgggaatTAGTCAAGGTCTCAAAGAAGACAGCACATTCAAACCAAGGAACTGCAAAGAGTTTTCCTTGAGGGACTGTTTTTGAAGGTATGggccgtgtatgtgtgtgtgtgtgtgtgtgtgtgtgagagagttgctcaatcatatctgactctttgtgaccctatggactatagcctgccaggtgcctctgtccatgggattctccaggcaagaatactggagtgggttgccatgccctcctccaggggaatcttcccaacccagggatcgtctcctgtgtctctgcattggcaggcggattctttgccactagcgccacctggggagccccgaAGGTATGGGCATGATTAAGGAAACCCACAAATGGAACTCTGGGGCTATGAGCAATGGATGGGGTTGCTACACAGGAGCTGCAAGGATGCACCAAAGCACAGCAATCAAATACCATGGCTTCACTCTCCCGTCTCCTGCTCACCCAAGCAGTGGCTCCCACTGACCCAACACAACCAGAAACAAGGCCAAGGAAGCCTATTGAGGCAGTACAACTCAGGCTCCCAGGGCACAGAGCAGATCTGAGGGGCAAAAGGAACATATTCAGCCCAGTCTCAGAATAGTAACCACTCCTAGCATTGTTGTAGAGATAAAAGGAGACAGCGTCAGTAGTACATGAGTTCAGTGCTAACATATCCAGTCGGTATCCAAGCACACCCATGCTTAGGAAAGTCTGCCTGCCACCCAGGCCATCTCCTGTGTCAATCCCAGCTTGGAGTGGATGGTTGCAAAGGTCCCAGGGAGGGGTGATCTCCACCTATTTACTGCCTTGCATTCCAGCACCTTGGAGGGCCTGGTTAAGCGTGGCTTGGAGGTCAGAGCAACCAGAGAATACCACCAGTTATCCCAGCATGGACTGAGCCTCCAGTCCTGGCCCCGCTTCTCCAGGCTGTGGGCCAGGACCACAGATGAGGGAATATTCCAGCCCTGAGCATCCCACCTTGGGCCTGAGAGCTGACCCCACCAGTGCCATTCACACTTTGCATCCATCCAACGTGTGTTGAGTTACTATTCACCATCCAGAGTCCCCAGCACACACCACCATCACAAGGTGACTCTCAAGTCTCCTGGCCTTCTCTTCTGAgggttcagttcactcgctccatcatgtccaactctttgagaccccatggactgcagcacgccaggcctccctgtccatcaccaactcccgaagcttactcaaactgatgtccatag is a window of Ovis aries strain OAR_USU_Benz2616 breed Rambouillet chromosome 1, ARS-UI_Ramb_v3.0, whole genome shotgun sequence DNA encoding:
- the GJB3 gene encoding gap junction beta-3 protein; this encodes MDWKTLQALLSGVNKYSTAFGRIWLSVVFVFRVLVYVVAAERVWGDEQKDFDCNTKQPGCTNVCYDEFFPISNIRLWALQLIFVTCPSLLVILHVAYREERERRHRQKHGDQCTKLYDDTGKKHGGLWWTYLLSLVFKLLIEFLFLYVLHTLWYGFGMPRLVQCANVAPCPNTVDCYIARPTEKKLFTYFMVGASAVCIVLTFCEICYLIFHRIVRSLHRKSPRGGRGHAPSASRASTCLCHHKLLEAGDPSPDSRDDKLCASAPTMTPI